The proteins below come from a single Cannabis sativa cultivar Pink pepper isolate KNU-18-1 chromosome 3, ASM2916894v1, whole genome shotgun sequence genomic window:
- the LOC115709757 gene encoding putative Peroxidase 48, giving the protein MKMNVHARLLLLIGIFSLLMTFTITNPRRHPEQDNPSFLTSTLSSSSVSMASLQDSFSDHGSTKDLQYDFYRDSCPDAQQIVRSKMVDAYSQQKDISAALLRLFFHDCFVHGCDASVLLDDSHGNRSFSIEKQAVPNKSLRGFDIIDRIKEEIERVCPGIVSCADIISLATRDGIILAGGPFYPVFTGRRDSIRSYYEDVLNEIPNPDDTITRILHLFLLKGFNERETVSLLGGHNIGKMSCEFIQNRLYNFNGTGKPDPTIAANFLNKIRVKCQGDNNSRVRNGLFESMDSGASNIQELASSLPSGEGFDTHYYENLMMGQGLLFADQQLMAEEKTARLVRAYASDDGSTFRLDFAAAMVKMSNLGVLTGSQGEVRLNCSLSLFSSK; this is encoded by the exons ATGAAGATGAATGTGCATGCTCGCTTGCTTTTATTGATAGGGATTTTCTCACTTCTAATGACCTTTACAATCACAAACCCTAGACGTCATCCTGAGCAAGACAACCCCTCTTTTCTTACCTctactctttcttcttcctctgttTCCATGGCTTCTCTTCAAGATTCCTTCTCAGACCACGGCAGCACTAAGGATCTTCAGTACGATTTCTATCGTGATTCCTGCCCTGATGCTCAGCAGATTGTACGTTCGAAAATGGTCGACGCTTACTCCCAACAAAAGGATATCTCTGCAGCTCTGCTTCGCCTTTTCTTCCACGACTGCTTCGTTCAC GGATGTGATGCTTCAGTCCTTTTGGATGACAGTCATGGTAATAGAAGTTTCTCAATCGAGAAGCAGGCTGTGCCTAACAAAAGCTTGAGAGGATTTGACATTATTGATAGGATAAAGGAGGAAATAGAACGAGTTTGCCCCGGGATTGTCTCTTGTGCAGATATAATCTCTCTTGCCACTAGAGATGGGATTATCCTT GCTGGTGGCCCCTTTTATCCAGTTTTTACAGGTCGAAGAGACAGCATTCGATCTTATTATGAGGACGTATTGAATGAAATTCCAAACCCTGATGATACTATCACTCGAATACTTCATCTCTTTTTACTGAAAGGTTTTAATGAAAGAGAGACAGTTAGTCTTTTAG gagggCACAACATTGGAAAGATGAGCTGCGAGTTCATTCAAAATCGTCTCTATAACTTTAATGGTACAGGGAAGCCAGACCCCACTATAGCTGCTAATTTCCTTAACAAGATAAGAGTAAAATGTCAAGGAGATAATAACAGCCGAGTTAGAAATGGATTATTTGAAAGCATGGACTCAGGAGCTTCTAACATTCAGGAATTAGCATCTTCACTGCCATCTGGTGAAGGTTTTGACACGCACTACTATGAGAATCTAATGATGGGACAAGGGCTACTCTTTGCTGACCAACAATTGATGGCTGAAGAGAAGACTGCTAGACTGGTTAGAGCTTATGCTTCAGATGATGGATCTACCTTCAGACTAGACTTTGCCGCAGCTATGGTGAAGATGTCAAACCTTGGTGTTCTCACTGGCTCTCAAGGTGAGGTAAGACTGAACTGCTCTTTGTCTCTGTTTAGTTCTAAGTGA